CTGAAAAGAATAAGAAAGGTGCGGATTACTATATAAAATATGGCTTTATTCCTTCAAACATTAAAAAAGAATCCATATCTTGTCTGTTGGAATTTGCTTATGATGACTGGTGTATTGCACGTATGGCACAGGAGATGGGAAAAGAAGATATTTATCAAAAGTACATGGAGCGTTCACAGAACTATATTAATGTATTTGACGGTTCTACAAAATTTTTCCGTCCCAAACGGATGGATGGTAATTGGGAAACGCCATTCAATCCTGTCGAAGTGGGGCGTGCCTATACCGAAGCTACTGCCTGGCAATATCGTTTTTTTGCACCCCATGATGTGAACGGAATGGTGCAACTGTTTGGAGGGAAGGAAGAGTTTATTACTGCGCTTGATTCTATTTTTACTGTAGAATCGGGTGTGCAAGGAGATCTTGTGGATATTACCGGCCTGATAGGACAATATGTTCATGGGAATGAACCGAGTCATCACATCGCTTATTTGTATGATTACGTAGGACAACCCTGGAAGACACAAGAGATGACACGCCGGTTGCTCCATGAAATGTATAAGCCTGTGCCCGAGGGTATCATAGGTAATGAAGACTGCGGGCAGATGTCTGCCTGGTATATACTATCCAGTCTGGGTTTTTATTCCGTATGTCCCGGAAGTAATGAATTTGCGTTGACCAGTCCTTTGTTCGAGAGAGCGGTTGTCAATTTGGCAAACGGAAAGACGCTGACCATTCTGGCCAATGATCCGAAGAAGAATATTTATATCAGTAAAGTAGAACTGAACGGCAAGCGGATAGATACCAATTTCATCACTTATGCACAACTGACGGGAGGCGGTGAGCTTCGTTTTACTTTAACAGATATACCGGATAAGACCCGGGGAATTTCAGCAGAGGCCGCTCCTTATTCCTATACCCGCGAGAATGTGGTGTCCATTCCTTTTGTGGATAGGGATCTGAACCTCTTTATGGATAAAACAGAAGTCACTCTTGCTACGGCAACTGCAGGAGCGGGGATCCGATACACGTTGGATGGAAGTGAGCCGACAGAGTCATCCCCACTTTATGAGAAACCGTTCGGGTTGGATAAGACTACTCAAATAAAGGTAAAAGGATTTAGGGAAGGTTTCCGCCCGAGCAAAGTCTTGTCTATTCAGGCCATCAAGGCCGAACTGAAGGCTGCGCTTCCGGTGAATCCCGTTCAAAACGGTACTTCTTATAAATACTTCGAGGGGACATATCAAAAAGTGGCGGATATTGAAAAGACACCCTTGCTGGAAACGGGTATCATGCCGGAACCTTCCATTAAGAATGCCAAACAGGAAGATCATTTTGGTTATATATTTAGCGGGCTTATCAATGTCCCCGAAGATGGAGTTTATACTTTTCAGACACGTTCTGATGATGGCAGTGTTTTGTATATAGACAATGAACTGGTAGTGAATAACGACGGTTCTCATGCCGCCATTCCTGCTACCGGACGTATCGCTTTAAGAAAAGGCTTTCATTTTTACAAACTTTACTATTTCGAAGATTATGAAGGCGAACATCTCAGCTGGGCATGGAAACTTCCCTCTGCAGAAGAGTTTGTGCCAGTTCCTGCCTCAACTTTATATGTAAAATAATAAACAATACAGCCATGAAAAAAATAGTTTTTTTATCTTTGCTAATACTTGGTGCCTCGTGCAGCCAAGTGAAACAGCAGGCTACCGAGTCTGAACCAATCAATGTTATGTCATTCAATATCCGTTATGACAATCCGGAAGACAGTCTGGACAATTGGAAATTCAGGAAAGACCGTGTGGCTAATGCTATCAGCTTCTACGATGTAGATGTGTTGGGTACACAAGAAGTGCTTCATAATCAATTGGAAGACCTCAAACAGCGCTTGCCGGAGTACGGGGTTGTAGGTGTAGGCCGTGAGGACGGGAAAGAGAAAGGTGAATACAGTGCTCTTTGGTATAAAAAGAATCGTTTTGATTTAGTTGATTCCGGATATTTTTGGTTGAGCGAGACACCCGAGGTACCTGGTTCTAAAGGATGGGACGGTGCTTGCGAACGCATCGCTTCGTGGGCGAAACTAAAAGACAAGACTTCCGGTAAGGAATTCTTTGCTCTGAACACTCATTTGGACCATGTAGGTGTGGTGGCGCGGCGCGAAGGAATCAGCCTGATGCTGGACAGAGTGAGTCAATTGAGTGGCGGACTACCGGTGATTGTTACGGGAGATTTCAATTCGGAACCTGAATCGGATGTCATCAAGCATGTGACTGATCCTGCTAATCCGGAACATCTGACAGATGCTCGTCAGTCATCACCTGTTGTTTATGGTCCGGCATGGAGTTTTCATGATTTCGGCAAGATCTCTTATAAAAATCGCCCCTTGATTGATTATGTATTTGTGCGTAATGGATTTAAAGTGTTGAGATACGGTGTTCTGGCCGAAACGGAAAATGATGCTTTCTTGTCAGACCATGCACCGGTTCTTGTAACTGTAGAGTAGGATAGTCGTTTTTAATAATGAAAAAGAATTATTTGATAGTTAATAATAAAACAATAGTAATGAAGAAGATGTGGAGAAACTGCATACTTGCAGTATTGGTAATTGCATTATTGCCTACCTGTGCATTTGCACAAGATCGCCGTGACAAGGAACAAACATATGTACTTGAACATCCATATGAAGTGACCAAGATCATTCCTCCACAAGGGAAAAAGATAAAGAACGTCATTTTGATGATTGGAGATGGGATGAGCCTTATGCATGTCTATTCTGCATGGACTGCCAATCGCGGCAAGTTATATCTGGATAATTGTCAGACAGTGGGCCTTTCTAAAACCTACTGTGCCAATAAATTGATTACCGATTCAGGTGCAGGTGGTACGGCCCTGGCTACCGGACATAAGACTAATTATCATGCAGTAGGTGTAGATACGGAAGGACGTCCCTTGAAGTCACTGGTGGATTATGCTGCCGCAAAAGGCAAATCAACTGGTATAGCAGTGACCTGTCGTCTTTGGGACGCTACTCCTGCCGACTTCTGCTGTCATAATAAAGACCGGGATGCCGAAGCGGAGATTGTAACGGATTATGTGAATTGTGGCGTGGACTATGCATTTGGTGGTGGCGCCAAACTTTTTGAAAATCGTACGGACGGACGTAATTTGTTCGAAGAATTACGTGCCAACGGTTATCAGACCCCTCGCAGTTGGGAGGAACTGGCAGGCATAAAGAGCGGAAAAGTTTTTGCTGTTCCTTATCCGATAGATACTCCACTTCCTGCAGAACGCGGTGATCTTCTTGCACGCGCTTCGCTGAAGGGTATTGAGCTGCTGAATCAGAATAAGAACGGTTTCTTCATGATGATTGAAGGTTCGCAGTTGGACGATTACGGTCACTTTAACGACCTTGATTTGCTGATGCAGGAAACGCACGACTTCGACCGTACCATCGGCGCTATCTATAAATGGGCTGCTGAGGATGGAGAGACGTTGGTGGTAGTTACTGCCGACCACGAAACCGGTGGACTTACGCTGGTGGACGGTGACTTACAGGAAGGTAAGATTGTATGTAAATTTTCTACGGGCGGTCACAGTGGCGTGATGGTTCCGGTCTATGCTTTTGGCCCCGGAGCTGAAGAGTTCACCGGTATTTATGAGAATACTGCGGTTTGCGAAAAGATAAAGAAGTTGCTAGGTCTATAAATCCATAAACAATTATTTCCCATGCTGAAACACATTTTATTTGCATGTTTGCTTTCTTGCCCCGCAATGCTTGTACTGAATGCACAAAGCTGTGGTAATGATGACAAATATCATTTGCCTTATAAAAACACCTATGTTAAAGAACCGTTAGTCACCGAGAATGAGTATCGTGTGGCGAAACCTGAAACGATCGAGCCGAAGAGTTTTGAAGAAGCCCGGCAAATTCTTCCCAACCCCATCTGGACCGGGCATGAAAAGGAACTTGAAATGTATTGGAGGGCATGGGAAATAGCTATCGGCAATATTCGTGCTCCTCAAGAGGGTTCAGGATTTGTTTCAAGTTATCTCGATACGGCCTACAACGGCAACATATTTATGTGGGATTCTTCTTTCATTCTGATGTTTGCCCGTTATGGTACACGCTTCTTTCCTTTCCAACGTACGTTGGATAATTTCTATGCCAAGCAGCATCCTGACGGGTTTATCTGCCGTGAGATAAAAGCAGATGGGGCCGACTGCTTCGAGCGCTATGATCCCGTAAGCACCGGACCGAATCTGATTCCCTGGTGCGAAATGGTTTACTATCATCAATTTGGTGATACGGAACGCCTGCACAAAATATTCCCGGTGCTTTGTGGTTATTACAAATGGCTGAAACTAAACCGTACCTGGCGTAACGGAACCTATTGGTCGAGCGGATGGGGAACCGGTATGGACAATATGCCTCGCGTACCTGCAGGTTATAATCCGATCTACAGCCACGGACATATGATTTGGCTGGATACTAACCTACAACAACTGTTTACAGCCAATCTGCTGCTTGAAATGGGATTTTATCTGGAGCGCTGGCAAGAAATAGAAGACTTTGAAAGCGAAGCTCAGATGTTGGGTAAGTATATCCATGACAATCTTTGGGATGAAGAGTCCGGATTCCTTTATGACCAGTACGCTGACGGTACACTTTGTAAGACTAAGGGGATAGGCGCTTACTGGGCTCTTTTCACTGATGTGCTCGACACTACCCAATTGGACCGTTTGGTGAAAGAACTGGATAATCCGGTTACATTCAAACGTAAATACCGGATCCCATCTCTATCTGCCGACAACCCTAAGTATAAGGAAAACGGGCGCTACTGGCAGGGAGGAATATGGCCGGGCACTAACTATATGGTGATGCAGGGACTCGTAAAGAAGGGCTATCGCAAACTGGCGAGAGAAATTTCTCTTAACCACTATGCTCAGGTGTTGGAAGTGTTTAAAAAGACAGGAACCTTTTGGGAGTACTATGCTCCCGAAAGTGCTGAACCGGGATTTATGGCAAGGAAGGAATTTGTAGGCTGGGCCGGCTTGCCGCCTATTGCCGAACTGATAGAGTTTATCATAGGTATTCAGGGAGACTATACTATGCAACAGATTGTCTGGGATATGAATTTGACAGAGGTTAATGGGATTGAAAGATATCCTTTCGGTCCTGAGGGAATGATCAGCATGAAGGCGGAAACACGCCGTTCAGTAAACGATGAACCTCGCATTACAGTAGATGCTAATATCGGCTTCGAGCTGCTTGTACTCTATGGTGGAAAAGAAAAAAAGATTCAGGTTACCCCTGGTAAGCATACCTATTAACAATTGATATTGATCATGAAAAAGAAGATGTCACGACGACAATTCCTGAAGACTGGGGGGCTTGCTTTAACTGCTATGTCTATGAGGCCCTCTTTTATGTTTTCCACGTCTTCAATCCCGAATTTGAAATATGCATCCTTGCGTCCTTCTAAAGAGAAGAGGAATTTTGTTTCCAAAGCTGTAGAAGCAACCATTGAAGAAGTAAAACAAAAGATTAAGGACGAAAAGTTGCGCTGGATGTTCGAGAATTGTTTTCCTAACACACTCGACACTACCGTCAGGTATCAGATAAAAGAGGGACGCCCCGATACTTTTGTCATAACAGGTGATATTGATGCTATGTGGTTACGTGACTCTTCTGCGCAAGTATGGCCCTATCTGCCATTGATGAAAGAGGATAGCGGCCTTCAACTTATGGTGTCAGGACTTATTAACCGTCAGGCGAAATGTATTTTGACAGATCCTTATGCTAATGCTTTTAATGACGGTCCCTTGGGCAGCTATTGGGAGACAGACCATACACAGCACATGGTGAAAGAACTGCATGAACGCAAGTGGGAAGTAGACTCTCTTTGTTATCCCATCCGGCTGGCCTACTACTATTGGCAACTGACGGGCGATGTTTCGGTGTTTGATACGAACTGGCACGAAGCTATGAAACTGGTGGTGCAAACCTTTAAAGAACAGCAACGCAAACAAGGCTTGGGACCCTATAGCTTTATGCGTGATTGTGACCGCCCCACTGATTCGCAGATAAATAATGGCTGGGGAGCGCCGGTCAAGCCCGTCGGTCTCATCGTATCTTCTTTCCGTCCTTCGGATGACGCTACCCAATACGGTTTTCTGATACCATCCAATATGTTTGCGGTTGTATCGTTGAGGCAGTTGGCGGCGATAGAACGTAAGGTATATAAGAAGGACGCTTTTAGCGAAGAATGTGCTGTGTTGGCCGATGAAGTGGATGCTGCCATTCGTAAGTACGGAACTTTTAACCATCCCATCTGTGGACGGATTTATGCCTTTGAAGTCGATGGATTCGGCAATGCGCTTTGTATGGACGATGCTAATATCCCCAGCCTTCTGGCTGCTCCCTATCTCGGTTACTGCTCTATTAAAGATGCTGTTTATCAGAATACTCGCAAAATGATTTGGAGCGACAACAATCCCTACTTTTTCAAGGGTAAAGCCGGCGAAGGAGTGGGAGGGCCCCACGTAGGGTTGAACTATATCTGGCCGATGAGTATCATTATGAAGGCTTTCACTACGGACAACCGCGAGGAAATCATTGCTTGCCTGAAGCAGCTTCGTGATACGGACGGAGGAACAGGCTTTATGCATGAGTCTTTTCATGCAGAGAATGCTTCAGATTTCACCCGTTCTTGGTTTGCATGGGTGAATACCCTGTTCGGAGAGCTTGTTCTTCAAACCGTCCGTGAATATCCTGACATCTTATCCCAAACATTATGAAAAAAATATATTGGATAATTGCCGTATTGCTGACGCTCATTTCTTGTGGAGAGAAGCAGCATGCTTCCATGCAGGATAATGGTATCATTCCTATGCCCAATAAAATGGTAATGGGACAAGGGACATATACTCTGCAGGGTGAAACGAGTATAGCCCTTTCGGAGGATGAACCCTCACAGAAAGTCTTTCGCTACTTGGCGGATGCATTGAAGAACACCACTGTCACACTGAAACGTGTGCCTCAAACGGAGCCGGCGGATATTTGTTTTCTGACAGATCATTCTTTGGCAGATGAGGCTTACACGTTGAATGTATCTTCCGG
The Bacteroides luhongzhouii DNA segment above includes these coding regions:
- a CDS encoding GH92 family glycosyl hydrolase; translation: MKFKILTCAVIAFFVCGSCSSGKQSSVDYVDPFIGTGFHGHTYPGATVPFGGVQLSPDTRVGNWDACAGYHYSDTTLKGFSHTHLSGTGCIDLGDILFRPTTQSPDLTAEGSICRPAVFSHKDEKASAGYYSVLLKDEGIKAELTATTHVGVHRYTFPSAKPVTIIIDLAHLLDNEYIYEAGLEQTASNEIAGMRRTRGWTDNQYVYFVARFSKPFQTVGFVQDRKMFSAEAKLTGTDLQAVLAFDDKDSEPVIAKVGLSIVSVDNARENLDAEVKDFNFDAVCAAARSAWEQALSSITVEGGNTDDLKNFYTAMYHAMVVPDVVSDVNGEFRRHNMEIGQLSKGKVQYSTFSLWDTFRAWNPLMTLIDTTLVTNMIDSYLDIYDASGELPIWPLSAGETGTMIGYHSVSVIADAYLKGIRGFDVGKALEAMIVSSEKNKKGADYYIKYGFIPSNIKKESISCLLEFAYDDWCIARMAQEMGKEDIYQKYMERSQNYINVFDGSTKFFRPKRMDGNWETPFNPVEVGRAYTEATAWQYRFFAPHDVNGMVQLFGGKEEFITALDSIFTVESGVQGDLVDITGLIGQYVHGNEPSHHIAYLYDYVGQPWKTQEMTRRLLHEMYKPVPEGIIGNEDCGQMSAWYILSSLGFYSVCPGSNEFALTSPLFERAVVNLANGKTLTILANDPKKNIYISKVELNGKRIDTNFITYAQLTGGGELRFTLTDIPDKTRGISAEAAPYSYTRENVVSIPFVDRDLNLFMDKTEVTLATATAGAGIRYTLDGSEPTESSPLYEKPFGLDKTTQIKVKGFREGFRPSKVLSIQAIKAELKAALPVNPVQNGTSYKYFEGTYQKVADIEKTPLLETGIMPEPSIKNAKQEDHFGYIFSGLINVPEDGVYTFQTRSDDGSVLYIDNELVVNNDGSHAAIPATGRIALRKGFHFYKLYYFEDYEGEHLSWAWKLPSAEEFVPVPASTLYVK
- a CDS encoding endonuclease/exonuclease/phosphatase family protein; this translates as MKKIVFLSLLILGASCSQVKQQATESEPINVMSFNIRYDNPEDSLDNWKFRKDRVANAISFYDVDVLGTQEVLHNQLEDLKQRLPEYGVVGVGREDGKEKGEYSALWYKKNRFDLVDSGYFWLSETPEVPGSKGWDGACERIASWAKLKDKTSGKEFFALNTHLDHVGVVARREGISLMLDRVSQLSGGLPVIVTGDFNSEPESDVIKHVTDPANPEHLTDARQSSPVVYGPAWSFHDFGKISYKNRPLIDYVFVRNGFKVLRYGVLAETENDAFLSDHAPVLVTVE
- a CDS encoding alkaline phosphatase, whose translation is MWRNCILAVLVIALLPTCAFAQDRRDKEQTYVLEHPYEVTKIIPPQGKKIKNVILMIGDGMSLMHVYSAWTANRGKLYLDNCQTVGLSKTYCANKLITDSGAGGTALATGHKTNYHAVGVDTEGRPLKSLVDYAAAKGKSTGIAVTCRLWDATPADFCCHNKDRDAEAEIVTDYVNCGVDYAFGGGAKLFENRTDGRNLFEELRANGYQTPRSWEELAGIKSGKVFAVPYPIDTPLPAERGDLLARASLKGIELLNQNKNGFFMMIEGSQLDDYGHFNDLDLLMQETHDFDRTIGAIYKWAAEDGETLVVVTADHETGGLTLVDGDLQEGKIVCKFSTGGHSGVMVPVYAFGPGAEEFTGIYENTAVCEKIKKLLGL
- a CDS encoding MGH1-like glycoside hydrolase domain-containing protein: MLKHILFACLLSCPAMLVLNAQSCGNDDKYHLPYKNTYVKEPLVTENEYRVAKPETIEPKSFEEARQILPNPIWTGHEKELEMYWRAWEIAIGNIRAPQEGSGFVSSYLDTAYNGNIFMWDSSFILMFARYGTRFFPFQRTLDNFYAKQHPDGFICREIKADGADCFERYDPVSTGPNLIPWCEMVYYHQFGDTERLHKIFPVLCGYYKWLKLNRTWRNGTYWSSGWGTGMDNMPRVPAGYNPIYSHGHMIWLDTNLQQLFTANLLLEMGFYLERWQEIEDFESEAQMLGKYIHDNLWDEESGFLYDQYADGTLCKTKGIGAYWALFTDVLDTTQLDRLVKELDNPVTFKRKYRIPSLSADNPKYKENGRYWQGGIWPGTNYMVMQGLVKKGYRKLAREISLNHYAQVLEVFKKTGTFWEYYAPESAEPGFMARKEFVGWAGLPPIAELIEFIIGIQGDYTMQQIVWDMNLTEVNGIERYPFGPEGMISMKAETRRSVNDEPRITVDANIGFELLVLYGGKEKKIQVTPGKHTY
- a CDS encoding glycoside hydrolase family 125 protein codes for the protein MKKKMSRRQFLKTGGLALTAMSMRPSFMFSTSSIPNLKYASLRPSKEKRNFVSKAVEATIEEVKQKIKDEKLRWMFENCFPNTLDTTVRYQIKEGRPDTFVITGDIDAMWLRDSSAQVWPYLPLMKEDSGLQLMVSGLINRQAKCILTDPYANAFNDGPLGSYWETDHTQHMVKELHERKWEVDSLCYPIRLAYYYWQLTGDVSVFDTNWHEAMKLVVQTFKEQQRKQGLGPYSFMRDCDRPTDSQINNGWGAPVKPVGLIVSSFRPSDDATQYGFLIPSNMFAVVSLRQLAAIERKVYKKDAFSEECAVLADEVDAAIRKYGTFNHPICGRIYAFEVDGFGNALCMDDANIPSLLAAPYLGYCSIKDAVYQNTRKMIWSDNNPYFFKGKAGEGVGGPHVGLNYIWPMSIIMKAFTTDNREEIIACLKQLRDTDGGTGFMHESFHAENASDFTRSWFAWVNTLFGELVLQTVREYPDILSQTL